One part of the Acetoanaerobium sticklandii genome encodes these proteins:
- the pglX gene encoding BREX-1 system adenine-specific DNA-methyltransferase PglX, protein MNKSAIKSFAIWARTKLINEITYKSGLIGITDKGISHPLDSSTDNIQHFNIGTEKPYEIKDREIKQRDAYIKRIKEKEATSDYNTAFNYIIEEIAYTWFNRLIAIRFMEVNDYLPSKTRVLSSETKGKIEPDMVTSPFDTDMEFTSEEKDYIISLKHDNKLDELFRFLFIKQCNTLNAVLPELFEKTSDYTELLLTISFTDSDGIVSHLVNDIPEEDFTEAVEIIGWLYQYYNTEPKDEVFALLKKNVKITKERIPAATQLFTPDWIVRYMVENSLGKLWVEGHPNNELQSNWKYYLEEAEQEDHVKQELEKIREEYKKLNPTDIKVIDPCMGSGHILVYAFDVLMQIYESQGYTQRDAANSIIEHNLYGLDIDDRAYQLAYFAVMMKARKYDRRFLTKEIKPKLYAIKESNEINKNHLKYFGNSLSDIEKNLATSQVEYLIDTYIDAKEYGSILNVDNCNWELLYRFIEDFNIEGQMSLDSVGAEDTKKSLQELIPIAHAMAQKYDVVITNPLYMGGSGMNTKVSNYVKKHYPDSKSDLFAVFIEKCMNMTKKNAFQSMITQHAWMFLSSYEKLRSNIIKNDFISMAHLGARAFEEIGGEVVQTTSFVLRTSDIKDYKANFVRLVDFNSQILKQEAFLAHQNIHTAIKENFSKIPGSPIAYWASNKILSLFNQVKLKDVATFKEGITTANNDLFLRYWFEVSELEFSISTKNKTFKWIPYNKGGTYRKWYGNRDYVINWENDGICIKEYTGSSFRNFRFQRKEGGTFSALTSGGLSARYSEEGFAFDSKGTMFFSDIKLKNILCYLNSKILNKLLKFVCPTLDYRFGTIEKLPFLDINYDINNCVRISKTDWDSFETSWDFRKHPLIDEALLISDMDDWEEMDNSSDLETSPEIEIFFDTGVDIVSSRIATSYEMYRDFTERQFNKLKSNEEELNRIFIDIYGLQDELTPDVEDKDVTIYRIFDSNEAIPESMKSSRYSLTKHDVIVSFVSYAVGCMFGRYSLDVEGLAYAGGDWDDSKYSLFIPDRDNCIPITDEEYLEDDIVGRFVEFVKVVYGADTLEENLDFIADALETKGNTSREMIRNYFVKDFYKDHVKTYQKRPIYWLYDSGKQNGFKALVYMHRYTADTTGIVRVDYLHKIQKIYTSEIDRMKDMAENSDNAREVAQAEKRKEKLIKQLKETKEYDEKIAHLALSRIAIDLDDGVKVNYEKVQTAQDGKKLEILGKI, encoded by the coding sequence ATGAACAAATCAGCCATAAAGAGCTTTGCAATATGGGCGAGGACTAAACTAATAAATGAAATCACATACAAATCAGGACTCATAGGAATAACAGACAAGGGGATATCACATCCCCTTGATTCTTCTACTGACAATATCCAGCATTTTAACATAGGAACAGAAAAACCCTATGAAATAAAAGATAGAGAAATAAAACAAAGAGATGCCTACATAAAGAGAATAAAAGAAAAAGAAGCTACCTCAGACTACAATACTGCATTTAACTATATCATAGAAGAAATAGCCTACACTTGGTTTAATAGACTCATAGCTATCAGATTCATGGAAGTAAATGACTATCTCCCATCAAAAACAAGAGTTCTATCAAGTGAAACAAAAGGAAAAATAGAGCCTGATATGGTTACATCTCCATTTGATACAGATATGGAATTTACATCAGAGGAAAAAGACTACATCATCAGCCTAAAACATGACAACAAGCTAGATGAACTATTTAGATTCCTATTTATAAAGCAGTGCAATACCCTAAATGCAGTACTACCAGAGCTGTTCGAAAAAACCTCTGACTACACAGAGCTACTACTTACCATATCATTTACAGATAGCGATGGCATAGTAAGCCACCTAGTAAACGATATCCCAGAAGAAGACTTCACAGAAGCAGTAGAGATAATAGGGTGGCTGTATCAGTACTATAACACTGAGCCGAAAGATGAAGTGTTTGCACTACTTAAAAAGAATGTAAAAATCACAAAAGAGCGTATACCAGCAGCTACTCAGCTATTTACACCAGACTGGATAGTAAGATATATGGTGGAAAACTCCCTAGGAAAATTATGGGTAGAAGGACATCCAAACAATGAATTACAATCAAACTGGAAATACTACCTAGAAGAAGCAGAGCAAGAAGACCATGTAAAACAAGAGCTAGAAAAAATAAGAGAAGAATACAAAAAACTAAATCCAACAGATATAAAAGTGATTGATCCCTGTATGGGAAGTGGTCACATACTAGTCTATGCCTTTGATGTACTCATGCAGATATATGAAAGCCAAGGCTACACCCAAAGAGACGCCGCAAACTCAATCATAGAGCATAACCTCTATGGTTTAGATATAGATGACAGAGCCTATCAACTAGCTTATTTTGCTGTGATGATGAAAGCTAGAAAATACGATAGAAGATTCCTAACAAAAGAAATAAAGCCAAAGCTCTATGCAATAAAAGAAAGTAATGAAATAAACAAAAACCATCTGAAATATTTCGGAAATTCACTAAGCGATATAGAAAAAAACCTAGCAACATCACAGGTAGAATATCTCATAGATACATATATAGATGCCAAAGAATATGGCTCTATTCTTAATGTAGATAATTGCAACTGGGAACTACTGTATAGATTTATAGAGGATTTTAATATAGAAGGTCAGATGAGCCTAGACTCAGTAGGAGCAGAAGACACCAAAAAATCACTCCAAGAACTTATACCTATAGCTCATGCTATGGCACAGAAATATGATGTAGTAATTACAAATCCACTGTATATGGGTGGAAGTGGTATGAATACAAAAGTATCAAACTATGTAAAAAAACACTACCCAGATAGCAAATCTGATTTATTTGCTGTGTTTATAGAGAAATGCATGAACATGACAAAGAAAAATGCTTTTCAATCTATGATAACTCAACATGCATGGATGTTTTTATCAAGCTATGAAAAACTACGTTCAAACATAATTAAAAATGATTTTATATCTATGGCTCATCTAGGAGCTAGAGCATTTGAAGAAATAGGTGGAGAAGTAGTTCAGACCACATCATTTGTATTAAGAACTTCAGATATTAAAGATTATAAAGCTAACTTTGTAAGACTAGTAGATTTTAATTCTCAAATTTTAAAACAAGAAGCTTTTCTTGCACATCAGAATATACATACAGCAATCAAAGAAAACTTCTCAAAAATCCCTGGTTCACCGATTGCGTATTGGGCAAGCAACAAAATTTTATCGCTATTTAATCAAGTAAAATTAAAAGATGTAGCAACATTTAAAGAGGGAATAACAACTGCAAACAATGATTTATTTTTGAGATATTGGTTTGAAGTTTCTGAATTAGAATTTTCAATTTCCACAAAAAATAAAACATTTAAGTGGATACCATATAATAAAGGTGGAACATATCGAAAATGGTATGGAAATAGAGATTATGTTATTAACTGGGAAAATGATGGGATATGTATAAAAGAATATACTGGCTCATCTTTTAGAAATTTCAGATTTCAGAGAAAAGAAGGTGGGACATTTTCAGCATTAACATCAGGTGGATTATCAGCAAGATATTCTGAAGAAGGATTTGCTTTTGATAGTAAGGGAACAATGTTTTTTTCTGATATAAAATTGAAGAATATATTATGCTATTTGAATTCAAAAATTCTTAATAAACTTTTAAAATTTGTTTGCCCAACATTAGATTATAGGTTTGGAACAATTGAAAAGCTACCTTTTTTAGACATTAATTATGACATCAATAATTGTGTAAGAATTTCCAAAACCGACTGGGACTCCTTCGAAACCTCATGGGATTTTAGAAAGCATCCATTGATAGACGAAGCTCTCCTTATATCCGATATGGATGACTGGGAAGAAATGGATAATAGTTCAGATTTAGAAACGAGTCCTGAGATTGAGATTTTCTTTGATACTGGAGTAGATATAGTAAGTAGCCGTATAGCAACTTCATATGAAATGTATAGAGATTTTACTGAAAGACAGTTTAATAAATTAAAATCAAATGAAGAAGAACTAAATAGAATCTTTATAGATATCTATGGGTTACAGGATGAGCTTACCCCTGATGTAGAGGATAAGGATGTAACTATATATCGTATTTTTGATAGTAATGAAGCTATACCAGAAAGTATGAAGTCTAGTAGGTATTCTCTTACAAAGCATGATGTGATAGTTAGCTTTGTTTCTTATGCTGTAGGGTGTATGTTTGGTAGGTATTCTCTCGATGTAGAGGGACTAGCATATGCTGGTGGGGACTGGGATGATAGCAAGTATTCTCTTTTTATTCCAGATAGAGATAACTGTATACCTATCACAGATGAAGAGTACCTAGAAGATGATATAGTTGGTAGATTTGTAGAGTTTGTAAAGGTAGTCTATGGAGCTGATACTCTAGAGGAGAACCTAGACTTTATAGCGGATGCACTAGAAACTAAAGGAAATACTTCTAGAGAGATGATTAGGAATTATTTTGTGAAGGATTTTTACAAAGACCATGTAAAGACCTATCAGAAACGCCCTATCTACTGGCTATATGATAGTGGCAAGCAAAATGGATTCAAGGCTCTAGTGTATATGCATAGATACACTGCTGATACTACTGGTATAGTGCGTGTAGATTACTTGCACAAAATCCAAAAGATATATACTAGTGAGATAGACAGAATGAAAGATATGGCAGAAAACAGTGACAATGCTAGAGAAGTAGCACAAGCAGAAAAAAGAAAAGAAAAGCTAATAAAACAACTAAAAGAAACCAAAGAATATGACGAAAAAATCGCCCACCTTGCACTTAGCCGTATAGCAATAGACCTAGATGACGGAGTAAAAGTAAACTATGAAAAAGTCCAAACAGCACAAGACGGCAAGAAACTAGAGATACTGGGCAAAATATAG
- a CDS encoding DUF1788 domain-containing protein: protein MQNLENRLNQLEDKIKEDSFRKNKGLGNEVGYYVFDYSAEHELQVRNRISYLKSKYSQNSELNIVVYDLYDIIIDILEKEGFLDICMEFEKTKGFTEITKAVNEMLRMEEDNQSNEIIAHIKNNTKSGSIIFLTGIGKCFPILRSHKILNNLHQYIDDVPVVLFFPGKYDGQSLMLFDEIKDDNYYRAFKLVD, encoded by the coding sequence ATGCAGAATTTAGAGAACAGACTCAACCAGCTAGAGGATAAAATAAAAGAAGATAGCTTTAGAAAGAACAAAGGACTAGGAAATGAAGTAGGCTACTATGTATTTGACTATAGTGCTGAGCATGAGCTTCAAGTTCGAAATAGAATCTCATATCTAAAATCCAAATACAGCCAAAATAGTGAGCTAAATATCGTAGTATACGACCTATATGACATCATCATAGACATACTAGAAAAAGAAGGCTTCTTAGATATATGCATGGAGTTTGAAAAGACCAAAGGCTTTACAGAAATCACAAAAGCAGTAAATGAAATGCTAAGAATGGAAGAGGACAATCAAAGTAATGAAATCATAGCCCACATCAAAAACAATACTAAAAGTGGCTCTATCATCTTCCTAACTGGCATAGGCAAGTGCTTTCCTATACTTAGGTCACACAAAATACTCAATAACCTGCACCAATATATAGATGATGTACCAGTAGTACTATTTTTTCCAGGGAAATACGATGGGCAATCACTGATGCTATTCGATGAGATAAAGGATGATAACTACTACCGAGCTTTCAAGCTAGTAGACTAG
- a CDS encoding Fic family protein translates to MMYLPREYIDDLLVRIAYHSSAIEGNTISLADTVTILLHETIPGKVSKREFYEIENHKQALEYVIDQLENNESLSLNIVRGIHTQLMDHLNFDRGMWKTHDNAIVGADFNTASAHDVPYLMKQWIDNLNYRLHQSKTDEEKIKHILEMHIDFERIHPFSDGNGRTGRLLIIYSLLEHDISPMIIPVELKSDYIRFLANKDSEGLYNLLSPIILEESKRRNAFENKEKTSICSDDIE, encoded by the coding sequence ATGATGTATTTACCAAGAGAGTATATTGATGATTTACTAGTAAGAATAGCATATCACTCCTCAGCCATTGAAGGTAATACTATATCTCTAGCAGATACAGTAACCATACTTCTTCATGAAACTATACCAGGAAAAGTAAGCAAAAGAGAATTTTATGAGATAGAAAACCATAAGCAAGCTCTTGAATATGTTATTGATCAGCTCGAAAACAACGAATCTTTATCATTAAATATTGTTAGAGGGATTCATACACAGCTTATGGACCACCTTAATTTTGATAGAGGAATGTGGAAAACACACGATAATGCAATAGTAGGGGCTGATTTTAATACTGCATCTGCTCATGATGTGCCATATCTAATGAAACAATGGATAGATAATTTAAACTATAGGCTACATCAATCCAAAACTGATGAAGAAAAAATCAAACATATTCTAGAAATGCATATAGATTTTGAAAGAATCCATCCATTTAGTGATGGTAATGGAAGAACTGGAAGACTTTTGATTATCTACTCTTTATTAGAACACGATATTTCTCCTATGATAATACCTGTAGAATTAAAGTCAGATTACATCAGATTCCTTGCTAATAAAGATTCTGAGGGACTATATAATCTGCTCTCACCTATTATTCTAGAGGAAAGTAAACGCAGAAATGCTTTTGAAAACAAAGAAAAAACTAGTATATGTAGTGATGATATAGAGTAA
- a CDS encoding TIGR00266 family protein has protein sequence MKRAHEVDFKVHGDDMQFVEIQLDQNETIIAEAGAMMYMDQNIRMETIFGDGSGSDEGKGLMGKVLGAGKRVLTGESLFMTSFTNTAPDRKSVAFAAPYPGRIVPLDLAEYSGEIICQRDAFLCAAKGIRVEIAFQKKVGAGLFGGEGFIMQRLLGDGLSFLHAGGTIIQKELAPGEVLKLDTGCLVAMTNTINYDVEMAGNVKSALFGGEGLFLATLRGPGHVWLQSLPFSRLANRMYAASGGMGGGKSKDEGSLLGNIGIGDLFGRD, from the coding sequence ATGAAAAGAGCACATGAGGTAGATTTCAAGGTTCATGGAGATGATATGCAGTTTGTAGAAATCCAGCTAGATCAAAACGAAACTATCATAGCTGAAGCAGGTGCTATGATGTATATGGACCAAAATATTCGTATGGAAACTATTTTTGGCGATGGTTCTGGCAGTGATGAAGGTAAAGGTCTCATGGGTAAGGTTCTAGGAGCTGGTAAAAGGGTTCTTACTGGCGAGAGTTTATTTATGACTAGCTTTACAAATACTGCTCCAGATAGAAAGTCTGTTGCATTTGCTGCTCCATATCCAGGTAGAATCGTCCCTTTAGATTTAGCTGAATACTCTGGAGAGATTATATGCCAAAGAGATGCATTTTTGTGCGCCGCAAAAGGTATAAGAGTTGAGATAGCTTTTCAGAAAAAAGTTGGCGCAGGCTTATTTGGTGGTGAAGGCTTTATAATGCAAAGACTTCTTGGCGATGGTCTTAGCTTCCTGCATGCAGGCGGAACTATAATACAAAAAGAATTGGCACCTGGAGAAGTATTAAAGCTTGATACAGGTTGCCTAGTAGCTATGACAAATACTATAAACTACGATGTTGAGATGGCTGGAAATGTTAAGAGTGCATTATTTGGCGGCGAGGGATTATTCTTGGCAACACTTAGAGGTCCAGGTCATGTTTGGCTTCAGTCCCTACCATTTAGTAGACTTGCTAATAGAATGTATGCTGCTAGTGGTGGCATGGGCGGCGGAAAATCTAAAGACGAAGGCAGTTTACTTGGAAATATAGGTATAGGAGATTTATTTGGAAGAGATTAA
- a CDS encoding DUF1819 family protein, protein MEKYSSGLVAESFWFTELKQIIKLRYNNVSWDEIKKLCVEENLLGIAKQSRSIRIYGYLKGRVDCIDKELMEIFLSSDLETQKLINIISVARKNKLFLEFLYEVYREKAIIGHSELTPSDINIFFKDKQLQDSNIATWTDVTFRRLRSTYMNFLTDAGMVRLHNKKRLITLPILDIVLENYLVAHNEITLLKALTGGR, encoded by the coding sequence ATGGAAAAATACAGCTCAGGATTAGTTGCTGAGTCGTTTTGGTTTACCGAGCTAAAGCAAATCATCAAGCTCAGATACAATAATGTCTCATGGGATGAGATTAAAAAACTTTGCGTAGAGGAAAACCTACTAGGCATAGCAAAACAGAGCAGATCGATTAGAATATATGGCTACCTAAAAGGTAGGGTAGACTGCATAGACAAAGAGCTTATGGAGATTTTTTTGAGCTCGGATTTAGAAACACAAAAACTAATAAACATCATCTCAGTAGCTAGAAAAAACAAACTATTTCTAGAATTTCTCTATGAAGTATATAGAGAAAAAGCCATCATAGGGCATAGTGAGCTGACACCTAGTGATATCAATATATTTTTCAAGGACAAACAGCTCCAAGACTCCAATATAGCTACCTGGACAGATGTGACATTTCGCAGATTAAGAAGTACATATATGAACTTTCTAACAGATGCAGGCATGGTGAGACTTCATAATAAAAAGAGACTCATAACCTTGCCCATTTTAGATATAGTATTAGAAAATTACCTTGTAGCTCATAATGAAATAACTCTACTAAAAGCTCTGACAGGAGGTAGATAG
- the brxC gene encoding BREX system P-loop protein BrxC, which translates to MYIKNMFAKDIDRDIKGVIKVGQKDDENIKQELEEYVVTKELQKHFADFFASYTKSISGQTDKMGVWISGFFGSGKSHFLKILSYLLENKVVDNKPALDYFLDDNKIVDEFVIANMKKAANISTDVILFNIDSKSGMADSQNNKEAILSVFLKVFNQKLGYYGANPFLADLERHLSDEGKYEEFKQAFAKIRGKEWIDTRHMFRFIQDSVCQALVDIGYMSMDAAKNWCDTSTGVYNIDVTTFASMVNSYIEKKGANHHVIFLVDEIGQYIGDDSKLMLNLQTVTEDLSTHCHGKAWVVVTSQQDIDSITKTKGNDFSKIQGRFDTRLSLSSANVDEVIRKRILEKTETANDTLGLLYDEKETIIKNLIIFNDGIEKKLYSNRYNFAEVYPFVPYQFDLLGSVLTSIRTHGASGKHLAEGERSMLALFKESAVKLMDKSEGAIVPFNMFYDALEQFLDHSHKGVIIRAYNNELINPDKSEDCFDVDVLKTLFMIKYVKEVVANLENITSLMVSHIDDDRIELKTKVEEALKKLVRQTLVQKTGDIYVFLTDEEQEINREIDSQAVEISEVIGKVSEMIFDGIYDEKKYKYPAFGGRYTFGFNQLVDDRPYKANQNNDISLRILTPNYENGTDETTMRMQSGQSKSVLVVLPDDKAFLDEIRNALKIEKYLRLSNSNTVTKYEQIKDAKRSEMRERSNNARIFLEQSLKNASIYANGDKIQSSAKEISSKINEALGKLVATTYHKITYINKAMGEADIKAVLKGSSSSQISLDETSSVPNHLALADVLDFISLNSQRHAKTSMKTIMDRFTKAPYGFIEYDVQWIVAKLFKDGDIAFYVNNDVVSLITKSEDEIYKYITRKEYLEKLLTEKREKANDKQKKIVREVMKELFNAMPPSDEDDTMLASFHQFAGKLKSELEKLEIHYASSPLHKYPGQTIVKEGKNQLINILSIKATPEFFKTIEKSQDDLLDMAEDYEPVKAFFGSEQKTIWDKTIDKLKIYQESKTFIAKKEIEEIVADIQTIIDKPKPYQDIKKLPELLQSYLDMYGDLLEEMEGPVYTVISECKARVLEELKDEELNQKFLAKINAKFSALEEKTKTCNNVATLQNIKIEADTLKVRLLEEIREEYQKILAKRLKEQNETGLVVDAGGNSTPPTYVAPPKTKKHHIISIKDINSESTWILESEADIDKYIDTLRQKLKQNLKEDLILNIEF; encoded by the coding sequence ATGTATATTAAAAATATGTTTGCAAAGGATATAGATAGAGATATAAAAGGTGTAATCAAAGTAGGACAAAAAGATGATGAAAATATAAAGCAAGAGCTAGAAGAATATGTCGTAACCAAGGAACTGCAAAAACATTTTGCAGATTTTTTTGCGAGCTATACTAAATCCATCTCAGGACAAACAGACAAGATGGGGGTATGGATATCGGGCTTCTTTGGAAGTGGTAAGTCCCACTTTCTAAAAATCCTTTCCTACCTACTAGAAAACAAAGTAGTGGATAATAAACCTGCACTAGACTATTTCCTAGATGACAATAAAATAGTAGATGAATTTGTAATAGCAAATATGAAAAAAGCGGCGAATATTTCTACTGATGTCATACTTTTTAACATAGATTCCAAAAGTGGCATGGCAGACAGCCAAAACAACAAAGAAGCTATACTTTCAGTCTTTCTAAAAGTATTCAACCAAAAACTAGGCTACTATGGAGCTAATCCTTTTCTAGCAGATTTAGAAAGACATCTTTCAGATGAAGGAAAATACGAGGAATTCAAGCAAGCCTTTGCAAAAATAAGAGGAAAAGAATGGATAGATACTAGGCATATGTTTAGATTCATCCAGGACTCTGTATGCCAGGCTCTAGTTGACATAGGATACATGAGTATGGATGCTGCAAAAAACTGGTGTGATACATCCACAGGAGTATATAACATAGATGTGACTACCTTTGCCTCCATGGTCAATTCCTACATAGAGAAAAAAGGAGCTAACCATCATGTAATATTTCTAGTAGATGAAATCGGTCAGTACATCGGTGATGATTCCAAGCTCATGCTCAACCTTCAGACAGTAACAGAAGACCTCAGCACCCATTGTCATGGCAAAGCTTGGGTAGTAGTTACTAGTCAGCAAGACATAGATAGCATAACTAAAACAAAAGGCAATGACTTTTCAAAAATCCAAGGTAGATTTGACACTAGGCTATCTCTATCATCTGCCAATGTAGATGAAGTAATCAGAAAGAGAATCCTAGAAAAAACAGAAACAGCAAATGATACCCTAGGACTGCTATATGATGAGAAAGAAACCATAATCAAAAACCTCATAATATTTAACGATGGTATAGAAAAAAAGCTCTACTCAAATCGTTACAACTTTGCAGAAGTCTATCCATTTGTGCCATATCAGTTCGACCTGCTAGGCAGTGTGCTTACATCTATCAGGACTCATGGAGCAAGTGGAAAGCATCTAGCAGAAGGTGAACGCTCTATGCTAGCACTGTTCAAAGAATCAGCAGTAAAACTCATGGACAAATCAGAAGGAGCTATAGTTCCATTTAATATGTTCTATGATGCACTAGAGCAGTTCCTAGACCACAGCCACAAAGGCGTAATAATAAGAGCCTACAACAATGAACTCATAAATCCAGACAAATCAGAGGATTGCTTTGATGTAGATGTACTCAAGACCCTCTTTATGATCAAATATGTCAAAGAAGTAGTGGCAAACCTAGAGAACATAACTAGCCTCATGGTATCTCATATAGATGATGACAGAATAGAGCTAAAAACAAAAGTAGAAGAAGCCCTTAAAAAACTAGTGCGTCAGACCCTAGTACAAAAAACAGGGGACATCTATGTATTTCTAACAGATGAAGAGCAAGAGATAAACAGAGAAATAGATAGTCAGGCAGTAGAGATATCAGAAGTCATAGGCAAGGTATCAGAGATGATATTTGACGGAATCTATGACGAGAAAAAATATAAATATCCAGCCTTTGGTGGTAGATATACCTTTGGATTCAACCAGCTAGTAGATGATAGACCATACAAAGCAAACCAAAACAACGATATCTCACTTAGAATCCTAACACCAAACTACGAAAACGGCACAGATGAAACAACTATGAGAATGCAAAGTGGACAGTCAAAAAGCGTACTAGTGGTACTGCCAGATGACAAAGCCTTCCTAGATGAAATCAGAAATGCCCTCAAAATAGAAAAATACCTAAGACTAAGTAATAGCAATACAGTCACAAAATACGAGCAAATAAAAGATGCAAAGCGTTCGGAGATGAGAGAAAGAAGCAACAATGCCAGAATATTCCTAGAGCAATCCCTAAAAAATGCAAGCATCTATGCAAATGGTGACAAAATCCAGTCATCAGCAAAAGAAATCTCGTCAAAAATAAATGAGGCTCTGGGCAAACTAGTAGCAACAACCTACCACAAAATAACATATATAAATAAGGCAATGGGAGAAGCAGACATAAAAGCAGTCCTAAAAGGAAGCTCTAGCAGTCAGATATCCCTAGATGAGACATCCTCAGTTCCTAACCACCTAGCACTAGCTGATGTACTAGACTTTATCAGTCTAAACTCACAGCGACATGCCAAAACCTCAATGAAAACCATAATGGATAGATTTACAAAAGCTCCATATGGCTTCATAGAGTACGATGTGCAGTGGATAGTGGCAAAACTATTCAAAGACGGAGATATAGCTTTTTATGTAAACAATGATGTAGTAAGCCTCATCACAAAATCAGAAGATGAAATCTACAAATACATCACAAGAAAAGAATACCTAGAAAAGCTACTTACAGAAAAAAGAGAAAAAGCAAACGACAAGCAAAAGAAAATAGTAAGAGAAGTGATGAAGGAACTATTTAATGCTATGCCACCTAGTGATGAAGATGACACTATGCTAGCTAGCTTTCATCAGTTCGCAGGCAAACTAAAATCAGAGCTAGAAAAACTAGAAATCCACTATGCATCTAGCCCGCTTCATAAATACCCAGGACAAACCATAGTAAAAGAAGGTAAAAATCAGCTCATAAACATACTATCAATCAAAGCTACACCAGAGTTTTTCAAAACCATAGAAAAATCCCAAGATGACCTACTAGACATGGCAGAAGACTATGAACCAGTCAAAGCCTTCTTTGGCTCAGAGCAAAAAACAATCTGGGACAAAACCATAGACAAACTAAAAATCTACCAAGAAAGTAAGACCTTCATAGCAAAAAAAGAAATAGAAGAAATAGTAGCAGACATACAGACCATCATAGATAAACCAAAACCCTACCAAGACATCAAGAAGCTCCCAGAACTACTACAGAGCTATCTAGATATGTACGGAGACTTGCTAGAGGAAATGGAAGGCCCAGTATATACAGTAATATCAGAGTGCAAAGCTAGAGTACTAGAAGAACTAAAAGATGAAGAGCTAAACCAAAAATTCCTAGCGAAAATAAACGCAAAATTCTCAGCACTAGAAGAAAAAACCAAAACCTGTAACAATGTAGCCACTCTACAAAATATAAAAATAGAAGCAGATACACTAAAAGTAAGACTTCTAGAAGAGATAAGAGAAGAATATCAGAAAATACTAGCAAAACGATTGAAAGAACAAAATGAAACAGGATTAGTTGTTGATGCTGGTGGAAATTCAACCCCACCTACCTATGTAGCACCACCAAAAACTAAAAAACATCATATTATCAGTATCAAAGACATCAACTCAGAAAGTACATGGATACTAGAATCAGAGGCAGACATAGATAAATATATAGACACACTCAGACAGAAACTAAAGCAAAACCTAAAAGAAGACCTAATACTAAACATAGAGTTCTAA